One window of Microbacterium sp. Root61 genomic DNA carries:
- a CDS encoding SHOCT domain-containing protein, which yields MRLAEAVNTAYEYQGFWGSFWDIIWWFLWIFVFVTYLFVLFAIIGDLFRDHKLNGWWKAVWIIFLLFLPFLTALVYLIARGRGMAERSQAQAKQLEAAQAAYIQSVANGAAGGSPADEIAKAKGLLDSGTITQAEYDAIKAKALS from the coding sequence GTGCGACTTGCTGAAGCGGTCAACACCGCCTATGAATACCAGGGCTTCTGGGGATCCTTCTGGGACATCATCTGGTGGTTCCTGTGGATCTTCGTCTTCGTCACCTACCTCTTCGTGCTGTTCGCCATCATCGGCGACCTGTTCCGCGACCACAAGCTGAACGGCTGGTGGAAGGCCGTCTGGATCATCTTCCTTCTGTTCCTGCCCTTCCTGACCGCGCTGGTGTACCTCATCGCCCGCGGCAGGGGCATGGCGGAGCGCAGCCAGGCGCAGGCCAAGCAGCTGGAGGCGGCACAGGCCGCGTACATCCAGTCGGTCGCCAACGGCGCAGCGGGCGGCAGCCCGGCCGACGAGATCGCCAAGGCCAAGGGTCTGCTCGACTCGGGCACGATCACGCAGGCCGAGTACGACGCCATCAAGGCGAAGGCGCTCAGCTGA
- a CDS encoding ferritin-like fold-containing protein, with product MVKWFWQRRPEDRVLHLKSRGDLGDATRVDFEELAPEIDTFLGQAAYLQLGFFETLSELIASTPELGQKESLSRAAGAALTKHEELVALIRERGDDPTTLMLPFREPLDAFRRATHGVRPQETMLSVHITAGMLDDFYLALSASYADTGRRVAIILQADDDRDAIIDIIGESIASDEEWRSLLALWGRRLVGDTLLIARAALRPTTLGAAEEKKVEPVFTELMAAHSRRMDAMGLAA from the coding sequence GTGGTGAAGTGGTTCTGGCAGCGGCGACCCGAGGATCGGGTGCTGCACCTCAAGTCTCGAGGAGACCTCGGCGACGCCACCCGCGTCGACTTCGAAGAGCTCGCCCCCGAGATCGACACCTTCCTGGGTCAGGCCGCCTACCTGCAGCTCGGATTCTTCGAGACGCTCAGCGAGCTGATCGCCTCCACGCCGGAGCTCGGGCAGAAGGAGTCGCTGTCGCGAGCCGCCGGGGCTGCACTGACCAAGCACGAAGAACTGGTCGCCCTCATCCGTGAGCGGGGCGATGACCCCACGACGCTGATGCTGCCGTTCCGCGAGCCGCTGGACGCGTTCCGCCGCGCCACGCACGGGGTGCGGCCGCAGGAGACGATGCTCTCGGTGCACATCACGGCCGGGATGCTGGACGACTTCTATCTGGCGCTGTCTGCGAGCTACGCCGACACGGGCCGTCGCGTCGCGATCATCCTGCAGGCGGATGACGACCGCGACGCCATCATCGACATCATCGGCGAGAGCATCGCCAGTGATGAGGAGTGGCGGTCGCTGCTCGCACTGTGGGGGCGTCGGCTCGTCGGCGACACCCTCCTGATCGCGCGCGCCGCGCTGCGTCCGACGACGCTCGGCGCGGCGGAGGAGAAGAAGGTCGAACCGGTCTTCACCGAATTGATGGCCGCTCACTCACGGCGCATGGACGCCATGGGGCTCGCGGCCTGA
- a CDS encoding PHP domain-containing protein, with translation MQSSPRFHGPSDLHMHSVHSDGTESPAQVMAAAHRYGLRTAALTDHDTTSGWAEAAEAASSLGVTFLPGMELSAKHQWRSVHVLAYLIDPDDPALRAMTDRIRSSRMDRARTMADRISRDYDLEWADIVAQTSDGATVGRPHIADALIAKGHVRDRAEAFSSILSPNGDYYIALFAPDPVTAVELITGAGGVAIIAHPAGRAGLLPTPLMERMLDAGLAGFELGHRENLQDGISTLQRLCDERDLIVTGSSDYHGLGKPNLPGENTTSDGMVARIIDRGTGSAPVYP, from the coding sequence ATGCAGTCATCGCCTCGATTCCACGGCCCGAGCGACCTGCATATGCACTCGGTGCACTCGGACGGCACCGAGTCTCCTGCACAGGTGATGGCCGCCGCCCACCGGTACGGACTGCGGACCGCGGCGCTGACCGATCACGACACGACCTCGGGGTGGGCCGAGGCGGCCGAGGCCGCGTCATCCCTGGGCGTGACGTTCCTCCCCGGGATGGAGCTGTCCGCCAAGCACCAGTGGCGCAGCGTGCACGTCCTGGCATACCTCATCGATCCCGACGACCCTGCGCTGCGGGCCATGACCGATCGCATCCGCTCCTCGCGGATGGATCGGGCGCGAACGATGGCGGATCGCATCTCGCGCGACTACGACCTCGAATGGGCAGACATCGTCGCCCAGACCTCCGACGGCGCCACTGTCGGACGCCCGCACATCGCCGATGCGCTCATCGCCAAGGGGCACGTGCGCGACCGCGCCGAGGCTTTCTCCAGCATCCTGAGCCCGAACGGCGACTATTACATCGCCCTGTTCGCGCCCGACCCGGTCACGGCGGTCGAGCTGATCACCGGCGCCGGGGGAGTGGCGATCATCGCGCACCCGGCCGGTCGAGCAGGTTTGCTGCCGACGCCGTTGATGGAACGGATGCTGGATGCCGGTCTCGCCGGGTTCGAACTCGGTCATCGCGAGAACCTGCAGGACGGCATCTCGACCCTGCAGCGGCTCTGCGACGAGCGGGACCTCATCGTGACGGGGTCCAGCGACTATCACGGCCTCGGCAAGCCGAACTTGCCGGGGGAGAACACGACGTCGGACGGCATGGTCGCCCGCATCATCGATCGCGGCACCGGCAGCGCGCCGGTGTACCCATAG
- a CDS encoding DEAD/DEAH box helicase: protein MTTFAELGVDQDIVDVLASKGIVDAFPIQEQTIPLGLPGQDIIGQAKTGTGKTFGFGIPVVQRLGLNPEHGVKALIVVPTRELCVQVYEDIDMLTSGRSTSVVAIYGGKAYEGQIDQLKAGAQIVVGTPGRLIDLNNQRLLDLSNATEVVLDEADKMLDLGFLPDIEKIFQKVPAIRHTQLFSATMPGPIVAMARRFMTNPIHIRATDPDEGLTQANIKHVVYRAHSLDKDEVIARILQAEGRGKTVIFTRTKRAAQRLSDELGDRGFNTASVHGDMSQEARERSMAAFKAGKKDVLIATDVAARGIDVDDVTHVINHTIPDDEKTYLHRAGRTGRAGKTGIAVTFVDWDDLHKWALINRALEFGQPEPTETYSSSPHLYTDLDIPAGTKGRLTTAPKAQPKTTDAPRTDRSDRSEREGGTGRRRRRGGSSEGAATATAERTTAPAAPEVPTEHGAHDAADGAGTHDGGGNEHHDGNAAPRRRRRRRAPRTGGAPAGAA, encoded by the coding sequence GTGACGACCTTCGCCGAACTCGGCGTCGATCAGGACATCGTGGATGTCCTCGCAAGCAAGGGCATCGTGGATGCCTTCCCCATCCAGGAGCAGACGATCCCCCTCGGCCTTCCCGGCCAGGACATCATCGGCCAGGCCAAGACGGGTACCGGAAAGACCTTCGGCTTCGGCATCCCCGTGGTGCAGCGTCTCGGTCTCAACCCCGAGCACGGCGTCAAGGCCCTGATCGTGGTTCCGACCCGCGAGCTGTGCGTGCAGGTCTATGAAGACATCGACATGCTCACCTCCGGTCGCAGCACCAGCGTCGTGGCGATCTACGGCGGCAAGGCCTACGAGGGTCAGATCGACCAGCTCAAGGCCGGCGCCCAGATCGTCGTCGGCACCCCCGGGCGCCTCATCGACCTGAACAACCAGCGTCTGCTCGACCTCTCGAACGCGACCGAGGTCGTACTCGACGAGGCCGACAAGATGCTCGACCTCGGATTCCTCCCCGACATCGAGAAGATCTTCCAGAAGGTGCCGGCGATCCGCCACACCCAGCTGTTCTCGGCGACGATGCCCGGCCCGATCGTGGCGATGGCGCGTCGGTTCATGACCAACCCGATCCACATCCGGGCGACCGACCCCGATGAGGGCCTCACACAGGCCAACATCAAGCACGTCGTCTACCGCGCGCACTCGCTCGACAAGGACGAGGTCATCGCCCGCATCCTGCAGGCCGAGGGTCGCGGCAAGACCGTGATCTTCACGCGCACGAAGCGTGCTGCCCAGCGTCTGTCCGACGAGCTCGGCGACCGCGGCTTCAACACCGCCTCCGTGCACGGCGACATGAGCCAGGAGGCGCGCGAGCGCTCGATGGCCGCGTTCAAGGCCGGCAAGAAGGACGTGCTCATCGCGACCGACGTCGCCGCCCGCGGCATCGACGTCGACGATGTCACCCACGTGATCAACCACACGATCCCGGACGACGAGAAGACCTACCTGCACCGCGCCGGTCGTACCGGCCGGGCCGGCAAGACCGGCATCGCGGTGACCTTCGTGGACTGGGACGACCTGCACAAGTGGGCGCTCATCAACCGCGCCCTCGAGTTCGGTCAGCCCGAGCCCACCGAGACGTACTCGTCGAGCCCGCACCTGTACACCGACCTCGACATCCCCGCCGGCACCAAGGGACGTCTCACGACGGCTCCGAAGGCGCAGCCCAAGACGACGGATGCCCCGCGCACCGACCGCTCGGACCGCTCGGAGCGTGAAGGCGGCACCGGCCGTCGTCGTCGCCGCGGCGGTTCTTCGGAGGGCGCGGCGACCGCGACGGCCGAGCGCACCACCGCGCCTGCGGCTCCCGAGGTTCCGACGGAACACGGTGCACACGATGCGGCCGATGGTGCCGGCACCCACGACGGCGGCGGCAACGAGCACCACGACGGCAACGCGGCACCGCGTCGTCGTCGGCGTCGCCGCGCCCCCCGCACGGGCGGTGCACCGGCCGGCGCAGCGTAA
- a CDS encoding DUF3107 domain-containing protein has translation MEIRIGIANTGRELSFETNDPSDDVKKSVAAALDAAATHVSFTDNKGNAYIVPTAGLAYIEFGTEESRRIGFVA, from the coding sequence GTGGAGATCCGCATCGGCATCGCGAACACGGGCCGCGAGCTCAGCTTCGAGACCAACGACCCGTCCGACGACGTGAAGAAGTCCGTCGCCGCCGCGCTGGACGCCGCAGCCACCCACGTGTCGTTCACCGACAACAAGGGCAACGCGTACATCGTCCCCACTGCGGGCCTCGCCTACATCGAGTTCGGGACCGAAGAGTCCCGCCGCATCGGCTTCGTCGCCTGA
- a CDS encoding endonuclease/exonuclease/phosphatase family protein, protein MLRLLGILVTVLCAIAAAILTWPQFFRLERTFPIAQIVSFRGFLAAAFAIAFVLLLLLAIARPIRGLALSLALVTLIAGVANGAILLSRGIGTDALPEKGPDSIRVMTWNTAGSATSPETVAQIAVAMDADIVTLPETTIETGEQVALAMRDLGHRMWAHHAEYGTDGWDARSTTLLISPDLGDYAVIDSSTDGTSNTSTVPSAVAMPTSGDGPIVVAAHAVAPRQAYMQHWRDDLQWLADQCVDPNVIMAGDFNATIDHMGGLGMDGGTLGRCHDAAADTGNGGVGTWSTEFPAVMGAPIDHVMASSHWKPTGSVVLRSMDGSGSDHRPLVVQLEPVP, encoded by the coding sequence GTGTTGCGCCTGCTCGGTATCCTCGTCACCGTCCTTTGCGCGATCGCGGCCGCTATCCTGACCTGGCCGCAGTTCTTCCGCCTGGAGCGCACCTTCCCGATCGCCCAGATCGTCTCCTTCCGCGGATTCCTCGCCGCCGCGTTCGCCATCGCGTTCGTGCTGCTGCTCCTCCTGGCGATCGCGCGACCGATCCGCGGGCTCGCTCTGTCGCTCGCCCTCGTGACCCTCATCGCCGGCGTCGCCAACGGCGCGATCCTGCTGAGCCGCGGCATCGGCACCGACGCGCTCCCCGAGAAAGGCCCGGACAGCATCCGCGTCATGACGTGGAACACGGCCGGATCGGCGACCTCCCCCGAGACCGTCGCGCAGATCGCCGTGGCGATGGATGCCGACATCGTGACGCTGCCGGAGACCACGATCGAGACCGGCGAACAGGTGGCGCTCGCGATGCGCGATCTCGGGCACAGGATGTGGGCACATCATGCCGAGTACGGCACCGACGGATGGGATGCGCGCTCCACGACGCTGTTGATCTCCCCCGACCTCGGCGACTACGCCGTCATCGATTCCTCGACCGACGGTACGAGCAACACCTCGACGGTGCCCAGCGCGGTCGCGATGCCCACGAGCGGGGACGGCCCCATCGTGGTCGCGGCGCACGCCGTCGCGCCTCGCCAGGCGTACATGCAGCACTGGCGCGACGACCTGCAGTGGCTGGCCGACCAGTGCGTGGATCCCAACGTCATCATGGCCGGCGACTTCAACGCGACGATCGACCACATGGGCGGTCTCGGCATGGACGGCGGCACGCTCGGCCGCTGCCACGACGCTGCGGCCGACACCGGGAACGGCGGAGTGGGCACCTGGTCGACCGAGTTCCCCGCAGTGATGGGCGCCCCGATCGACCACGTGATGGCCTCGAGCCACTGGAAGCCGACCGGGTCGGTCGTGCTGCGCTCCATGGATGGCTCCGGCAGCGACCATCGACCCCTCGTCGTCCAGCTCGAACCGGTGCCCTGA